The genomic interval atatatatatatatatatatatatatatatatatatatatatatatatatatatatgtatgtgtgaagcctcagtccagaagagcgcagtcctaggaacagccaagatactgcatagaaccctcaaactcccaggaCCCGAGCTTGAGGGTGACACAgattttttgtgtgtatatatatatatatatatatatatatatatatatatatatatatatatatatatatatatatatatatatatatatatatatatatatatatatgtatacagtatatatacacacacatgtgtgtatatatacatatatacacacacatatatatatacatatacacacacacatatatatatatatatatatatatatatatatatatatatatatatatatatatatatatatatatatatatatatatatatatatatacacatatatatatatatatatatatatatatatatacacatacatacacacactatatatatacagtatatacagtatatatgtgtgtgtatacacacacacacacacacacacatatatatatatacacatatatacatacacatatatacatatacatacacatatacacatatgatatatatatatatacacacatatatacacatacacatatacacatatgatatatatatatactgtatctatatatatacatactttacatatatatgtgtgtatatatatatataaatatatatacatatttatatatatatacatatatacacacacccatatatatatatatatatatatatatatatatatatatatatatatatatatatatatatatatatacacatactatgtatatattatatatatatatatattatatatatatatatgtgtgtgtgtgtatacacacacacacacacacacacacatatatatacacatacatatacatacacatatatacatatacatacacatatacacatatgatatacagtatatatatatatacatatatacatacacatatatacatacacatatacacatatgatatataaacatacacatatacacatatgatatatatatatatatatatatacacatactgtacataaatatatatgtgtgtgtatatatatatatatttatatatatatatacacacatacatatatatatatatatatatatatatatatatatatatatatatatatatatatatatatatatatatatatatatatatatatatatatatatatatatatatatatatatacatatgtgttggctctgcgatgaggtggcgacttttgcAGGGTGTACCCAGCCCGAATgaatctgagataggctccagtaccccccacgaccccgaaaggaaaatggatgggatgtatgtatatatatatatatatatatatatatatatatatatatatatatatatatatatatatatatatatatatatatatatatatatatatatatatatatatacgtacatatatatatactgatgtcgttgtggcttgtacagccctttgagacactagtgatttagggctatataaataaacattgattgattgattgattgattgattgattgatatatatatgtgagttcaaaccccggccgagtcataccaaagactataaaaatgggatccattacctccctgcttgacactcagcatcaagggtaggaattgggggttaaataatcaaactgattccagagcgcggccaccgctgctgctcactgctcccctcacctcctagggggtgtaccaaggggatgggtcaaatgcagagggtaatttcaccacacctagtgtgtgtgtgactatcagtggaactttaactttaatgtatatattaaaaatgacctataaatatactgtatgttctcAATGGACTCTGAAATGGGCTTCAGGGAAAGTGGAATTACAGTGACCTCTGCTGGTACTTGCCTTACATTTTACATCACAATTTGAATTTCCTCCTTGTTCTTGTATATGTTGTCAGTATTAGACACATCCCTTAAACACATATGAATATTGAAGGAGTGGTATgcagtgtttgtgtgtgcatagaaaggcaacacataatgACCACGTGtgattgtttttattatcattgCGTTTAAAAAGAAGATACTACACAACTATCACCAGTGAAGACTACAAgttagtaaaaatgttttttttttttctctctcgctCTTTTTTTCCTCCAAAGATTGATCATGTCTTCCTTCAAACATAACAAGTAATGCAACAGTCAACACATACATTAGCAGTCACATGTCACTTTTATAGGTGTAAACAAGTACCTTGTAACAAGATGGGATCACTCATTTTGCTCTTTGCATTATTATGGGCTACAAGAGTAGAATTAGAAAAAGGGGGATCAAAGCTGCCCTGCAAGAGGTGTAATGTGTTTGTTGCTCCTGCTTGAATGAATCTGTGGGGGTTTGCATGTGAAATTCCAAGATCCTCAGAGGTTGATCATGTATATGTTTAAATATTTTTCTCATAAAGGCACAAAAATATGGTGTAAAGAAATAATGCGTATGAATAATGGCACCATTTAGATATGTTCTGACATTGTGACATAAAACATAGAAGTTGCTAATTATATACATTATGAGACAATGACATAGGGGCTATGTACACTTGCTCGGGGTAATTGTTAAGTATTTTCCTCTCTGTTCTTCTCCCCACAAGCCAGGTTAAGGATGCTTGTTTTCATTGATGGCCATCGTTTTCTTTTATTGTCCCGCCTCCCAACAATACTTTGTGCTGACGGGGCACGATCTTTATCACCCGGATGCCTGTTTGTACAGAGCAAAAAGAGAGTGGATTTGGCCTGCGGGGGCTCTATAGTTCATCCTCTAATAGGGCAAAATGTGTCCTATGTATATACACACTCTCTTCCGAATGGCATCGCAGTCTATGACAAGAGACATTGAAAAAGACCATCAGACATGTGGTCATTTCCTCactactttataaatataaacatgaGATGATTGCACCCTGATAGATGCACGGTTGTAAAAAGCCTTGCACAGTGTGAACATCTCTATGTGCAAAAAAACAACCGAAAATTTGACTTTTCTTTTTAAAGTCCAAAAGCTGCGTATAAAAATGTCTAAGTAGGCACTGGTTTGTTTGCATTATGGCAGTGATTGAATGAAATGGGAATGAACTACAGCAAAGACACACAATTATACTAGAACTCTCTCCTTAAAACTTTAAAACTGTGTAAAAATGTCTAACCCTCCATCATATGTGATTAAAACCTTTCGATAAAAAAAGATGTTACTTAAAAAcggaacatgtttttttatgtaaaGTAAAAACATGTCCACCTTTCATTTGAATACCAAAAacacactttttaaaatatttcacaGACACTCGCtagtccaaaaatattttttaagaagtattttaaattgttattatttaaatgAATGAATAGTTTTGAGACTACTTTAAATTGGAAGGACAGGACACCTTAGTTCCGGAATGGCATTCCATTGCCCACAATAGGCAATTCCCCTATATTCAATCGCCAATAATTTTAATTAAGGCCCAAACCGGCTCTGTTGGTTTTCTATAATGTGAGTAAGTGTGTGTGCTCTTCTGCAGATGTGTTGGTGTGGTACAGTGGTACATGCATGGGTCGCCCTCACAGGTTCATACGGTGAGGTCGTCCGACCTGGCCTTACTGCTAACTTGGCTCAGCCGGCTCAGAGGTCTGCTGTCCTCTATCGATGCCTTCCTCCCCGCCTGGGCCGTGTTTTCTCCCTCCCTGGTGACCACTCCCTGGACCTCTGTGTCGGCACCCTGCCACTCTCCACCCTCCACCCCCGTCGGCTGCGCCTCCTCTGCCCCATCCACCTGATGCAATGTCACCCCTCCGGTCTCTGTGGTCTGGGCATAGGAGGGCAGACTCTCGTCGTAGGCTTTGGGAACGTCCCCCATGGGCAGCTCTTCATCCTCCTCCGCCTTCTCCTCCAGCCCGTGGAATGGCGGCGCGCCCCTTCCGGCCTCCATGCCCACTTCGGCCAGCGGGTAGAGATGCGTTATGGGGGGAACTTTCTCCTCGTCCAATCGCCTGTAACCTTTGGCCCTCTGCAGCGAAGACACGGCCAAGGGGGGTAGGCTCTTCCCAAGCGTCAAGGGGGCCGACCCCTCGCCCTGTGCCGGAGCGGGGGCCGGCTTGCGGAAAACAAAGCGGATCTTCTTGAGGCCCAGGTGGCTGATTTCCACAAAGTTGAGGAAGAGCGAGACGCAAGCTACGGCCAACATGAAGATGATGAAGACAGTTTTCTCTGTTGGACGAGACACAAAGCAGTCCACGGTGTTAGGGCAGGGCCAGCGGCTGCATTTGTACAGCGGCAGGATGCGGAAGCCGTACAGGAAGTACTGGCCCACCACAAAGCCCACCTCAAAGAGTGTCTTGAAAATGATATGACAGATGTAGGTCCTCAGCAAGGTGCCCTCCAGTCGGAACTTTTTGCTTCCTTTGGTGCTGGTCTCTTTAGTGGTGCGGACGCTTCCCTGATCGGGTGCCAGCGGCAGTCTCTCCTCGCTCAGCTCCTGTTGCCGGCTAAGTTCGGCTTCCTCGCGCTCCTTGCGCTTCTCCTCCATGTGCACGTGGTGCACGGCATGGCCCACGTACACCAGAGACGGCGTGGACACAAAAATGATCTGCAGAACCCACAGGCGGATGTGTGAAATGGGGAAGGCCTCGTCGTAGCACACGTTCTCACAGCCGGGTTGCTGCGTGTTGCACACATAGTCGGACTGCTCGTCGCCCCACACGAACTCCGCCGCCGTGCCCAGGATGAGGATGCGGAAGATGAAGAGCACCGTGAGCCACACCCTGCCGATCACTGTGGAGTGCTCGTTGACTTCCTCTAAAATGTTTCCCAGAAAGCTCCAGTCACCCATGATCGGTCCGTAGCACTGCAGAATGAAGGGTGGGGTAGGGAGGGACGTGGAGGGTGCAGAAGGCCAGGGAGGGTGGGGTAGGCAGGCCGGACAAGgggaggggtggggtgggggggggggcgacaCATGGGGTTGTCAAACGtaagaaaatgtgaaaaactTGACAGAAATAACGCGACTGAAATTTGAAAAATTGTACGGACTGATGATAGCGCTGTTGATTTGATACTAGTTCACTACACTCCGTTCTTTTAGTAATATACTCATTCTAAACTATAGTATATATAGCTTTCAAAGTTCTAGTCCAGTTCTTGAcagaatatatgtacagtataaaatTAGCTTGTATCAACCGCAGCGTTGGCTGTCTCGGGAAACGCCATTAACGCCATAAACATGACTAGCAAACAGCCAAATGTACATCCTCAGCCGTTTTGGTaaaacaaaccacaacaacagGAGCTAAAAGCGAGAAAAAACAGCAGTCCGATCTTCCATATGCTAacttaaatgtaacaaaatgggcAACTTGCCACAGCTGCGGCTCCCTCGAAGTTGAGTCCCGTCCCGTTCTCTTGGCACCCGGCAGGGAAAAGTGAACTTTTTTCTGCCCTCTTTCCCACCTAAAGCCCTGTCCTTGTCGCCCCACTGAGCAGATGTGAATGAATCGGCTCTGATGGTTGGTTTTGAGTTTGCTGCGATGTTTAAGCTTGGAGCCAGACGGCCTTTATTTGCCGGGGCGACGTGTGGTGACGCAGAGAAGACAATAGGATCAACAACAGAGCTGGAGCGGGGATGTATGGGGAGTAGGCCTCAGGCTTCCACAGCAGCATGGATGCTGGGGCACTGGGTCCACCACGGTCCGGACTAACTTCCTCGCACGTCGAGCATGTTGAAATGCAGCGGATGGAGCTGCCAAGCCTACGGCTGTGCTGCCTTTCCAAAAGTTACAGGAGTCATAGGGATAACGGCGAGTGGACTAGCTCCTGTGATAAGTGCACAATGGATATTAGTAGAAATATATCAAGTAGGTCTTCAATCATATGTACACATTTCTAGTATTTGAAATACTATAAAACTATTTTAACTATTAACTGTTTTAACTAGAAATGTGAAGATCCATCGGCCACCGATCAGTGTCAGACAAtttttcgtgaaaaagtatgtgattaaTGTCGATTAAGGCTTTTTAATGCCGGTCACAAACACCAATCCCCTCTGGCTGAAAAGTGACGAGCAGCGAATCATGTATCTCCATAAACAGTGTAGAACCGCTCCTCTAGActgataataatcacctccattacggcaaataaactgcattttttagTATCTTAAGTAACATAATCACTGGAgtatgaggctaaacatgttacacaatgAGCGAAAGCCAGGACCTTTGCTAACCGAGCTTGAAAAAACATTGCGCATATCAATGCAGGAGTAATCAGATCgatattttcattttctcaaaatcttttgttcttattgtttttgttaatgtttacaaacttggGAAACAATTTCCTGGAGACAGGAGGACTTTTAGGGCAAAATTTATGTAAACGAGTTGCAGATAGTAATTTTTGACttctgtttaccgtatttttcggagtataagtcgctccggagtataagtcgcaccggctgaaaatgcataacaaagaaggaaaaaaacttatataagtcgcactggagtataagtcacattttttggggaaatgtatttgataaaacccaacaccaagaatagacattggaaaggcaatttaaaataaataaagaaaagtgaacaacaggctgaataagtgtatgttatatgacgcataaataaccaactgagaacgtgcctggtatgttaacgtagcatattatggtaagagtcattcaaataactataacatatagcacatgctatacgtttaccaaacaatctgtcactcctaatcgctaaatccgattaaatcttatacgtctagtctcttacgtgaatgagctaaataatattatttgatattttacgataatgtgttaataatttcacacataagtcactcctgagtataagtctcacccccggccaaactatgaaaaaaactgcgacttatagtccgaaaaatacgtagTTATTATGTACTATACTGACTTTGTTTTGATTGAACAATTATATGTAAAGAATAGAATAAGTAAACAGTTTAAATATTTTGTTGATGATGAAATTGTCAACAGcagtcaccataaatacatttaaaaactagtagaatggaaaaacaagttgcctctatattgaagcttttattatatatctgatttatgacactaagacacaaagtttgcgagtaaatagatatgatcataaGAATATCTATGTCACAGAGCTTTTCGAGCCATTTTGAATGtaaatgagcaagccagtcacgtgatctgtGACGTAGAGTTAGGAACCAGAGATCCCTTCCCTAattaacaacaatgctaatcaaacagACTTTATGAACGCCAACAAAGATTACTTTGggaaatattattatatattataaaccTTATAtctttgagcccgaacacaaggagagtgagcaataagttttagaagtgcTAAACGGAcatagctttattgtgacactatagcagcATCATTACGTGCTACAcctacaaactaaccataataaaccataataaaacaaacacttacagtACAATTTCCACTCTTGCTGAGATGCCCACCAACGGGACGCTCGTATAATCCTGTTTGGATGAAAAATCCATAACAATCCTCAAGAAGGGTTTGAAACATGTTGCTGCAACTAGCGAATTTTCCATCATCTCAGGGGACGTCTCAGTCGACCACCCTCTtggtccatggccacatgtgtctactaccaggtgagagatgcatgaattataatctacaaTTTACTTTTACCAAGTTTGAGACAAAGCGGAAGCAGCCGTCGGCTCAGTGTGTctacaatagcagcgtaagctagcattatcATACTGCTATCAATGTGCtgttaaaatagtccgtctgcattggcgtttgtaataacaatatcgttcatatttggttaattttcaagtcacgacatgtaaatggaatattgttggcagtttctgaATGTTTTGTAGAGGGTCTTATGGGCACAATAGAGGACCCTCGATTTGTTGActtaattgttagctatttatttacgattttgatTGCATAAAAAAAGCTAATCATATTTGTTCTCTTCTTAcaaaaggattgtgaacaatagacagcacatctctttccatttttcgcatatttccagtatgactgatctgttgATATGTCATCTGACCTTGAATCTATGGAAATTGCTAaaatgcactcagcatcaagggttggaattgggggttaaatcaccaaaaatgattcccgaacgcggcaccgctgctgcccactgctcccctcacctcccagggggtgaacaagggtgatgggtcaaatgcagagaataatttcgccacacctcgtgtgtgtgtgacaatcattggtactttaacttcaacgaTATTTCGGAgcaaaatattcaaaatggctgtctgaaattgtggcatttcgtgatgtttagacggtatatTCACAAactttgtaaatacaattggatatg from Entelurus aequoreus isolate RoL-2023_Sb linkage group LG14, RoL_Eaeq_v1.1, whole genome shotgun sequence carries:
- the LOC133664436 gene encoding gap junction alpha-8 protein-like isoform X2, which gives rise to MDKHQQISQDVFHSACYGPIMGDWSFLGNILEEVNEHSTVIGRVWLTVLFIFRILILGTAAEFVWGDEQSDYVCNTQQPGCENVCYDEAFPISHIRLWVLQIIFVSTPSLVYVGHAVHHVHMEEKRKEREEAELSRQQELSEERLPLAPDQGSVRTTKETSTKGSKKFRLEGTLLRTYICHIIFKTLFEVGFVVGQYFLYGFRILPLYKCSRWPCPNTVDCFVSRPTEKTVFIIFMLAVACVSLFLNFVEISHLGLKKIRFVFRKPAPAPAQGEGSAPLTLGKSLPPLAVSSLQRAKGYRRLDEEKVPPITHLYPLAEVGMEAGRGAPPFHGLEEKAEEDEELPMGDVPKAYDESLPSYAQTTETGGVTLHQVDGAEEAQPTGVEGGEWQGADTEVQGVVTREGENTAQAGRKASIEDSRPLSRLSQVSSKARSDDLTV
- the LOC133664436 gene encoding gap junction alpha-8 protein-like isoform X3, translated to MSSTAQQCYGPIMGDWSFLGNILEEVNEHSTVIGRVWLTVLFIFRILILGTAAEFVWGDEQSDYVCNTQQPGCENVCYDEAFPISHIRLWVLQIIFVSTPSLVYVGHAVHHVHMEEKRKEREEAELSRQQELSEERLPLAPDQGSVRTTKETSTKGSKKFRLEGTLLRTYICHIIFKTLFEVGFVVGQYFLYGFRILPLYKCSRWPCPNTVDCFVSRPTEKTVFIIFMLAVACVSLFLNFVEISHLGLKKIRFVFRKPAPAPAQGEGSAPLTLGKSLPPLAVSSLQRAKGYRRLDEEKVPPITHLYPLAEVGMEAGRGAPPFHGLEEKAEEDEELPMGDVPKAYDESLPSYAQTTETGGVTLHQVDGAEEAQPTGVEGGEWQGADTEVQGVVTREGENTAQAGRKASIEDSRPLSRLSQVSSKARSDDLTV
- the LOC133664436 gene encoding gap junction alpha-8 protein-like isoform X4; translation: MGDWSFLGNILEEVNEHSTVIGRVWLTVLFIFRILILGTAAEFVWGDEQSDYVCNTQQPGCENVCYDEAFPISHIRLWVLQIIFVSTPSLVYVGHAVHHVHMEEKRKEREEAELSRQQELSEERLPLAPDQGSVRTTKETSTKGSKKFRLEGTLLRTYICHIIFKTLFEVGFVVGQYFLYGFRILPLYKCSRWPCPNTVDCFVSRPTEKTVFIIFMLAVACVSLFLNFVEISHLGLKKIRFVFRKPAPAPAQGEGSAPLTLGKSLPPLAVSSLQRAKGYRRLDEEKVPPITHLYPLAEVGMEAGRGAPPFHGLEEKAEEDEELPMGDVPKAYDESLPSYAQTTETGGVTLHQVDGAEEAQPTGVEGGEWQGADTEVQGVVTREGENTAQAGRKASIEDSRPLSRLSQVSSKARSDDLTV
- the LOC133664436 gene encoding gap junction alpha-8 protein-like isoform X1, translated to MCNFLRLSRTCFMPLLFLSHFVHQTVDIVREGTKCYGPIMGDWSFLGNILEEVNEHSTVIGRVWLTVLFIFRILILGTAAEFVWGDEQSDYVCNTQQPGCENVCYDEAFPISHIRLWVLQIIFVSTPSLVYVGHAVHHVHMEEKRKEREEAELSRQQELSEERLPLAPDQGSVRTTKETSTKGSKKFRLEGTLLRTYICHIIFKTLFEVGFVVGQYFLYGFRILPLYKCSRWPCPNTVDCFVSRPTEKTVFIIFMLAVACVSLFLNFVEISHLGLKKIRFVFRKPAPAPAQGEGSAPLTLGKSLPPLAVSSLQRAKGYRRLDEEKVPPITHLYPLAEVGMEAGRGAPPFHGLEEKAEEDEELPMGDVPKAYDESLPSYAQTTETGGVTLHQVDGAEEAQPTGVEGGEWQGADTEVQGVVTREGENTAQAGRKASIEDSRPLSRLSQVSSKARSDDLTV